The proteins below are encoded in one region of Caulobacter henricii:
- a CDS encoding spinster family MFS transporter, giving the protein MSQSPIEPSATGSRYRYVVLAMLILAYTFNFLDRQILGILAGSIKAELHLTDTQLGLMGGVAFAALYTTLGVPLAWLADRVSRTWIMTVALTVWSGFTVACGFAGGFWSLFLARMGVGVGEAGGVAPAYSLIADYFPKEQRARALAVYSFGIPLGTALGVLFGGLIAAYVDWRFAFIAVGLAGVLLAPIFKWVVKDPPRGGMDREPGEVAPLEAPKAPAFSKVLATILPKPSFWLLSFGAACSSICGYGVAFWLPTFFQRSFGLSLPERAMFYSALSLIGGVAGIWLGGVLADRFGAKNKAAYALAPAICFLVALPCFLLAMNVNSMVWAFLLFLIPTGLNLAWLGPVVAAVQHLAPAAMRTTTSALFLLINNLLGLAVGLWFFGYVSDLLAPRYGAESMRYALYFGLGFYVVSAGLLILASRRLKQDWVE; this is encoded by the coding sequence ATGAGCCAGAGCCCGATCGAGCCTTCGGCGACCGGTTCGCGTTACCGTTATGTCGTGCTGGCGATGCTGATCCTCGCCTACACCTTCAATTTCCTGGATCGGCAGATCCTCGGCATCCTGGCCGGGTCGATCAAGGCCGAACTGCATCTCACCGACACCCAGCTCGGCCTGATGGGCGGGGTCGCCTTTGCGGCGCTCTACACCACTCTGGGCGTGCCTCTGGCCTGGCTGGCCGACCGGGTCAGCCGCACCTGGATCATGACCGTTGCCCTGACCGTCTGGAGCGGTTTCACGGTGGCGTGCGGCTTTGCGGGCGGTTTCTGGAGCCTGTTCCTGGCGCGCATGGGCGTGGGGGTCGGTGAGGCCGGTGGCGTGGCGCCGGCCTATTCCCTGATCGCCGACTATTTCCCCAAGGAGCAGAGAGCTCGGGCCCTGGCGGTCTATTCGTTCGGCATCCCGCTGGGTACGGCCCTGGGCGTGCTGTTCGGCGGGCTGATCGCCGCCTATGTCGACTGGCGCTTTGCCTTCATCGCCGTAGGCCTGGCCGGCGTGCTGCTGGCCCCGATCTTCAAGTGGGTGGTCAAGGATCCGCCGCGGGGCGGCATGGATCGCGAGCCGGGCGAGGTGGCTCCGCTCGAGGCACCCAAGGCTCCGGCCTTCAGCAAGGTCCTGGCCACGATCCTGCCCAAGCCCAGCTTCTGGCTGCTGTCGTTCGGGGCGGCCTGCTCGTCGATCTGCGGCTATGGCGTGGCCTTCTGGCTGCCGACCTTCTTCCAGCGCAGCTTCGGCCTCAGCCTGCCCGAGCGGGCGATGTTCTACAGCGCCCTGTCCCTGATCGGCGGGGTGGCAGGCATCTGGCTGGGCGGCGTGCTGGCCGACCGCTTCGGGGCCAAGAACAAGGCCGCCTATGCCCTGGCCCCGGCCATCTGCTTCCTCGTGGCCCTGCCGTGCTTCCTGCTGGCCATGAACGTCAATTCGATGGTCTGGGCCTTCCTGCTGTTCCTGATCCCCACGGGTCTGAACCTGGCCTGGCTGGGTCCGGTGGTCGCGGCCGTGCAGCACCTGGCCCCGGCCGCCATGCGGACTACGACCTCGGCCCTGTTCCTGCTGATCAACAACCTGCTGGGCCTGGCCGTCGGCCTGTGGTTCTTCGGCTATGTCTCTGACCTGCTGGCCCCGCGCTATGGGGCGGAATCGATGCGCTATGCCCTCTATTTCGGGCTGGGCTTCTATGTGGTCAGTGCCGGCCTGCTGATCCTGGCCTCACGCCGCCTCAAGCAGGACTGGGTAGAGTAG